One segment of Rubripirellula amarantea DNA contains the following:
- a CDS encoding UTP--glucose-1-phosphate uridylyltransferase, protein MTDETLRKTLETHGQSSVLRFWSSLDDTQKAKLKSQLEDIDFQQLKALISGQDKKQDFAAMAAAAQSPPSVRADGSGASWTLAEAVACGERALSSGEVGAIIVAGGQGTRLGFDQPKGMFPIGPVSNRTLFQFFADRLVAVGKKYGVVIPLYVMTSEATDSETREYFQANDYLGLDPNQVRIFKQGTMPAVDAKTGELLLAQPDSLALSPDGHGGTVRALQRNGCLDDCDARGVKYLAYIQVDNPLANLCDPALIGHHLMAESELTTQVVRKRYPTERVGNVVLVNGDVQIIEYSDLPDEAAEATDENGELKLWAGNIAVHVIDVDFLKRVSQSVDALPFHRASKKVPYVNDAGEWVEPTEPNAVKFERFIFDLLPQAKNAFVVESLPSEAFAPVKNAEGAATDTASLARQAVSDLYRGWFESAGIAVPEEVLVEINPRFALTQSELSAKVDPDLTIEANVYLDE, encoded by the coding sequence ATGACAGACGAAACACTTCGCAAAACGCTCGAAACTCACGGTCAATCATCAGTTCTTCGATTCTGGTCGTCCCTCGATGACACGCAGAAAGCAAAGCTGAAATCACAACTCGAAGACATCGACTTTCAGCAACTCAAGGCGTTGATATCGGGTCAGGATAAAAAGCAAGATTTTGCGGCGATGGCTGCGGCGGCCCAGTCGCCACCTTCGGTTCGAGCCGACGGAAGCGGAGCATCGTGGACACTTGCCGAAGCGGTTGCATGTGGGGAACGAGCGCTTTCCAGCGGCGAGGTGGGCGCGATCATTGTCGCCGGGGGTCAGGGAACTCGCTTGGGTTTTGATCAACCCAAAGGAATGTTCCCCATTGGTCCCGTATCAAATCGGACGTTGTTTCAGTTTTTCGCGGATCGACTTGTCGCGGTGGGCAAAAAATACGGAGTGGTCATTCCTCTTTACGTCATGACCAGCGAGGCCACCGACTCGGAAACCCGTGAGTACTTCCAAGCGAATGACTACCTTGGTCTTGATCCCAATCAGGTCCGCATTTTCAAGCAAGGTACTATGCCGGCGGTCGATGCAAAGACCGGCGAATTGCTGCTGGCCCAGCCCGACTCGCTTGCGTTGAGTCCAGATGGCCACGGGGGAACCGTCCGAGCCCTGCAACGCAATGGCTGCTTAGATGATTGCGATGCTCGGGGCGTGAAGTACCTCGCGTACATTCAGGTAGACAATCCGCTCGCCAACCTTTGCGACCCCGCACTGATCGGTCATCACTTGATGGCCGAAAGTGAACTCACCACTCAGGTCGTTCGAAAACGTTATCCCACCGAACGAGTCGGCAACGTCGTCCTCGTCAACGGAGATGTGCAGATCATCGAGTACAGCGACTTGCCAGACGAAGCCGCCGAGGCAACGGACGAAAACGGCGAGTTGAAATTGTGGGCGGGCAATATTGCTGTTCATGTGATTGACGTCGATTTTCTAAAGCGAGTGAGTCAATCGGTAGATGCATTGCCATTTCACCGAGCGTCGAAGAAGGTGCCTTACGTGAATGACGCGGGCGAATGGGTCGAGCCCACGGAGCCAAACGCAGTGAAATTCGAGCGGTTTATTTTTGACTTGCTGCCTCAGGCCAAAAACGCCTTTGTCGTCGAATCCCTGCCCAGCGAGGCGTTTGCCCCGGTAAAGAATGCAGAGGGTGCGGCCACCGATACCGCGTCCTTGGCTCGCCAAGCGGTTTCGGATCTGTATCGCGGATGGTTCGAGTCAGCAGGAATCGCTGTGCCGGAGGAGGTTTTGGTCGAGATCAACCCTCGTTTCGCGCTGACTCAATCGGAACTATCCGCAAAGGTCGACCCAGATCTGACAAT
- a CDS encoding lipoate--protein ligase family protein codes for MTSAQAAHFSNLSATEQLALDEAMLLEADGQHALRSESQTRQEHETSHGHQDTKLGPINREDANPKDSERIRIWSFDRHVVVLGRSSRVGDEVNRPFCEQHGITIERRASGGASVVGGPGCLMYSVVVAHHDKPHLKQIDAAHDYVMSRVLSAVQVQLPEVRRQGICDLTWGDCKFSGNSLRITKHHLLYHGTILYGFDLPLLARCLEFAPRQPDYRNQRSHERFVTNVPLVAERLADDLCQSFGVTGQYDAANYHRRVLDLRQSRYDDDSWRFRH; via the coding sequence GTGACCTCAGCCCAAGCGGCTCATTTTTCGAATCTCAGTGCAACCGAACAACTCGCGCTCGACGAAGCGATGTTGCTGGAAGCGGACGGCCAGCATGCGTTGCGAAGCGAATCGCAAACGCGTCAGGAACACGAGACATCGCATGGCCATCAAGATACGAAACTTGGACCAATAAATCGCGAAGATGCCAACCCCAAAGATTCCGAACGCATTCGAATCTGGTCCTTTGATCGGCACGTGGTTGTGCTCGGAAGATCATCGCGAGTGGGCGATGAAGTCAACCGACCATTTTGCGAACAGCATGGGATTACGATCGAACGTCGGGCCAGTGGCGGTGCCAGTGTGGTCGGCGGACCAGGGTGTTTGATGTACAGCGTGGTGGTCGCACATCACGACAAGCCACACTTAAAGCAAATCGACGCCGCGCACGACTATGTGATGTCCCGCGTCTTGTCGGCGGTACAGGTTCAATTGCCTGAAGTGCGGCGTCAAGGCATTTGTGATTTGACCTGGGGTGATTGCAAGTTTTCAGGCAACAGCTTGCGGATCACCAAGCATCATTTGCTCTATCATGGCACGATTTTGTACGGGTTTGATTTGCCCCTGCTTGCCCGTTGTCTAGAGTTTGCACCGAGGCAGCCCGATTATCGAAACCAGCGCTCACATGAACGATTTGTGACGAATGTTCCGCTTGTGGCTGAACGATTGGCAGATGACTTGTGCCAGTCGTTCGGAGTTACCGGGCAATACGATGCCGCAAACTATCATCGACGGGTCTTAGATTTGCGTCAGTCCCGATATGACGATGACAGTTGGCGGTTTCGGCATTGA